The stretch of DNA TACGGCCTGATGCTCGGCGATGACGCGTTGCTGATGGCGCACCGGCTTTCCGGTTGGGGCGTGCGCGGGCCGGACCTGGAGGAGAGCGCCGCGCTGGCGGGCATCGCGATCGACCTGCTGGACCAAGCGCGGACGCTGCTGTCCCGCGCGGCGGAACTCACCGGTGCGGACGTCGATCGGCTCGCCTACCACCGGGACAGCGGTCAGTTCCGGAACGTCCGGCTCGCCGAGATCGACTGCGGGCCGGGGCCGGGTGGTGATTTCGCCGGCACGATCGGCAGGTTGCTGCTGTTCGCCACCTGGCGGCACGCGATTTTCGAGCGGCTGGCGAGCAGCCGGGATCCGGTGCTCAGCGACATCGCCCAGCGGTGCGGGCAGGACCTGCGCAGGCACCGGGAACACGCCGCGCAGTGGGTGATCCTGCTCGGCGACGGCGAATCCCGGCGGCGGATGCCGGCGGCGCTGCACCGGTTGTGGCCGCTCGCCGGGGAGTTGTTCGCCGCACACCCGGTGGAGGTCAGGTTGGCCGAGGCGGGTGCGGCGGTGCATCCGGATTCGGTGCGCACCGACGTGGCCACCGCCGTGGACGAGGCGTTGTCGGTGGCCCGGCTCCAGTTGCCGGACTTGGCGCGGGCCGAGTTCTCCGAACGCGGCGGCCGGTACGGGGTGCACACCGAGTCGATGCCGTTCGTGCTCGCGGACATGCAGCACCTGGTGCGCGCGGACCCGGTCGAAATGTCCTGATCATCGTTGACGAATGAGTACTTTCCCGGACGAAATCCGGGCCGTGCCGGGTGCACTGTGGAGGCGGTGTCGCCGAAGATCCCCCGCCGTGGTCCGCCACCGACGCAAGGGGCGAGATCGGTGCGCGGAAGCCAAGCGGAAGGCACACCTGGTGATGAACGCTTTGTGGTCGGCGGTGCTGGCCGGTGCGGTCGCGGGCGCGCTTGCTGCGGCGCTGCTGCGGCTGTTGAGCGCGCGCAGCAGCCGGACCACGTCCGCGCCGGCTCCGGTGCGACCGGCCCGCTACGACTGTTGGGCGCGTGACCTGGACCGTTGTGAGCAAGCCGTGTCGCGCGCTGCGAGCGCGGTGCATTCGGTCTCGTCCGCGCCCGCCCGCGAGGGACTGCTCATGGTGGTCCGGCGGATGGACGCCGAGCTGCCGAACGTGGCCGCGCTGGTCGAGCTGGGGCGCGGTTTGGCGGCCGAGAACCCGCCGGAGCAGGCGCGCGGCGCCCAGGTGCGGGGACGGGTCCGCGGGCAGGTCGCCGATGCCGCCGAACGCTTCGGCTCGATCGCCGAGGAGCTGTTGGAGATCGTTCAGCGGCTGGTGGCGGATCCGGACCTGTCCCGCCTGCGCGGTGACGTCGCGGTGCTGCGCGACCAGTTCCCGCTGCTGCGGCCGATGTCCGCGGTTCTCCGGCAGGAACCTGCCGCGCCGATGCCGCCGGAGCCCGCTGCGCCGGGACCCGAGAGGTCGGAACCCGAGCGGGACTTGGGCGCTGAGATTCGGGAGCCGGGGCACCGCCTACCTGTCCGCTGGAAACCTGATCAGCCGGTCGCCTGCCGCCACCAGTCCAGCACTTCACCGGCCACCGCAGGCGCCGCCACCAGCAGCCCGCCCGCGGGCAGCGGCGACGGCTCACCGCGCCGATCCAGCACGGCGGCACCGGACTCCGCGGCCAGCGACAACGCACCGGCCACGTCCCACTCCTCGTAGGCGTCCAGCACCGCGGCCATGGCGTGGCCCAGCGCCACCTGCGTGATCGCCAGCGCGGGCGAGCCCAGCAACCGGACTCCCACTTGCGCGGCGGCCGCATTGCTGATGAACCGGTCTATGCCCGGCCACGGGCCGCTGCGGGTGAGCTCGGTGCACACGATGCCCGCGCGGGTGTCCTGCCGGTCCGCCAACCGCACCGGGCTGCCGTTCGCCCGCATCCCGCGGTCCCGCGCGGCCGCGTAGATCTGCGAGCGGTACGGGTCGGCGACCACGCCCACCACCGGCCCGTGCTCGTCGAGCATCGCCAGGCTGTAGGCGCACCACGGCAACCCGGCCACGTAGTTCGCTGTGCCGTCCACCGGGTCCACCGACCAGCGGTAACGCGCCGAGGAGCCGCGTGCGGTGAGCTGTTCGGCGACGGTCGTGCCCGCGTCGGGCGTGGAGTCGAATTCCTCGCCGAACACCGGCACGCCGGGGAATTCGTCGGCGAGCACGCGCCTGGTGTGCCGTTCCAGGGTGCGCCCGGTGTCGGTCACCCAGTCGAACGGCGAGTCGGTGTCGGCCGGGCTGGCGCCCCGCCCGGCCGTCGCGGTGATCACGTCCGCCGCATCGTTCGCGAGGCGCCCGGCGACTTCCAGCGCGCGCGACAACAGCCCGGGTTCGATGCGCGGTTGGGAGGGCAAGACCGTCATGCCGCTCCAGCGTGCGCGCTGCGGGTGACCGGGGCGCTACGCGGAGGTGGACGTGAATGGGAGTCGCGACGAGCGTTCCGTGGCGGTACCGCGCCACCTGCGAAGGACCACCTGCGGGATCAAGAGCCGCCTGCGTGTTGGGAGGAGTTTCGGAAGACGTTGGGCCTGCCGTCACGTGGCGGTCGTCTGGGCGCCGGGATGGCTCGCCACGGTGTGCACCGTGCGGATCGCCATCGTGTCGGAAAGCTTTCTGCCGCAGGTCAACGGGGTCACGAACTCCGTGTTGCGGGTGGTCGAGCACGTGCGCCGCCGAGGCGGCCAGGCCCTCGTGATCGCCCCGGGTGCCGGCCCGGAGGAGCACGAAGGAACCCCCGTGATCCGGCTGCCCGCCGTGGACCTGCCGGTGGTCTCGTCGCTGCCGATCGGGTTCCCGACCCGCCGGTTGCTGCTCGCGATGCAGGAGTTCGGCCCGGACCTCGTGCACCTGGCATCGCCGTTCGTGGTCGGGGCGCGCGGCTTGGCGGCGGCGCGCAAGCTCGGTGTGCCGTCGGTCGCGGTTTACCAGACCGATGTCGCCGGATTCGCCGAGTCCTACGGGCTCGGGCTGACCGCGCGGGCGGCTTGGCGCTGGACGCGGCGGTTGCACTGCGGCGCGGACCGCACGCTGGCGCCGTCCACCTGGGCGGCCGAAGCCTTGCGCGAGCGCGGGATTCCGCGAGTGCACCGCTGGGGCCGCGGCGTCGACACCGCGCGGTTCGCGCCGGGCAAGCGGGATCGGGCGTTGCGCGCCGAACTCGCTCCGAACGGCGAACTGCTCGTCGGCTACGTGGGCAGGCTCGCGCCGGAGAAGCACATCGAAAGGTTGGCCGCGCTGCACGACGTGCCGGGTGTGCGGGTCGTGGTGGTCGGCGACGGGCCGCAGCGCCAAGACCTCGCCGAGCAGTTGCCGGACGCCGCGTTCCTCGGCTTGCAGACCGGAGAGGAACTGGCGCGGATCTACGCGAGCCTGGACGTGTTCGTGCACACCGGCCCGTACGAGACGTTCTGCCAGGCGGTGCAGGAGGCGATGGCTTCCGGCGTTCCCGCGATCGCACCGGACGCCGGTGGCCCGCGCGATCTCGTGCAGCCCGGACGCACCGGTTACCTGCTGCCCCCGCACGACCCGGACGCGCACGCGCAGGCGTTGCGGGATGCGGTGCAGGCGCTTCGGGATCCGCTGCTGCGTGCGAGGTTCGGTTCGGCCGCGCGCAATTCCGTCGCGCAACGCACGTGGCCTGCCGTGTGCGAAGAACTCATCGAGCACTACGCGGAGGTCATCGGGCGTCCGCGCGACGACCGGATGGCCGCGTGAGAGCTCGCGGCACGTAGGCTGCGAGCGTGTCTCGGGCCGGTTTGGACAAGGACCCTCGCGAGGTCGCCGCGATGTTCGACGGCGTCGCGAAGCGCTACGACCTGACCAACACGGTGCTGTCGTTCGGCCAGGACCGGCACTGGCGGCGCGTCACCCGCGAAGCGCTGGCGCCCGAGCCGGGCGAGCGGGTGCTCGACCTGGCCGCGGGCAGCGGCGTCTCGACCGCGGAGTTCGCCGAGTCCGGCGCGTGGTGCGTGGCGGCCGACTTCTCGCTCGGGATGCTCTCGGTCGGCCGCGACCGGGGGTTGCCGCTGGTGGCCGCGGACGCGCTGCGGCTGCCGTTCGCCGACGCCGCGTTCGACGCGGTGACGATCTCGTTCGGGCTGCGCAACCTGGTGGACACGGTCGCGGGACTGCGTGAGATGGCGCGCGTGGTGCGCCCCGGCGGGCGGCTCGTGGTGTGCGAGTTCTCCACGCCCACCTGGGAACCGTTCCGGACGGTCTACATGAACTACGTGATGCGCGCGTTGCCGCCGATCGCCCGCGCGGTCTCGTCCAACCCGGACGCCTACGTCTACCTCGCCGAGTCGATCCGGGCGTGGCCGCACCAGCCCGCGCTGGCCGCGAAGATCGGCTCCGCCGGTTGGTCGAAGGTCGCTTGGCGCGACCTGATGGGCGGCGCGGTGGCGGTGCACCGCGCGTTCAAACCCGAACTCGGCTGAGCAGCCCGCGTTCGCTCCGGGAGCGGCGCTGCTGAGCATGATCAGCGCAGCTGCCAAGACGCCTCCGCGGGCAGCTCGCCCGCCGGGCTGCGCAAGGTCCGCAGGAACGCGTCGGCCGCCGGTGCCAACGGCCGCGCCGGGTCGCGGATGACCACGACGCGCCGGTGCACCTCCGGTCCGGACAGCGGCAGGTGGCCGAGCCCGGCGAATTCCATCAGCGGCAGCACCAGCCCGGGCACCGCGGAAACCCCGAGCCCGGCCGCGACCAGCCCGGCGACGGCCGCGATGTTGCGCGCCTCCAGCGCCGGCCGTGCGTTCGGCACGGCGCGGTCGGTGTGCCAGCGGATGCTGCTGCTGGTGTCGAACGCGATGCAGGGCTCATCGGCGAGATCGGCCCACTCCAGCCGAGTGCGGTCCGCGAACCGGTGCCCCGCCGGGAAAACGCAGCAGAACCGGTCGGCGGCCAGCGGGTACACCTCCAGGTCGTCCTCCGAGCCGTCCAGCCGCACGGTCACCGCGAGATCGACCGCACCGGAGCGGACCCGCCGCAGCACCTCGCCGGACAACGCGTCTTCGATGGCGACGTCGACGTGCGGGTGCGCCGCGCGGTAGGCGGAGATCACCGGCGGCAGCAGCATCGCAGCCGGCGACGGCAGCGTCGCGATCCGGACCTGGCCGCGGGCCCCGGCGAGGAAGCCGTCGAAGTGGTTCATCCCGGCGTCGAAGGAGCCCACGATCCGGCGCGCGACGGCGCAGAACTCCGCGCCCTCCGGGGTGCTCGCCAGCTCGCGGGTGGTGCGCCGGAACAGCTCGACGCCGAGCTTGCGCTCCACCTCGCGCACGGTCCGGCTCAGCGAGGACTGGGCGAGGTGCAACCGCTGCGCGGCGAGCGTGAAGCCGCCCGCGTCGTGCACCGCGACCACCAGCCTGAGCTGCTGCAACGTGAGATCCATGCGCATCGGCCATGAATCTATCCGGTATCGATGTTTGACCGCGATGTGCGCCGCGGCTCACAGTGCTCGCAGCTCCAACGCCGGAGGTCCGATGCTCGCCGTTGCCGGTTTCCTGACGATCGGGATATTCCTGGCCCTGGTGCTGTCCCGGCG from Saccharopolyspora sp. SCSIO 74807 encodes:
- a CDS encoding demethylmenaquinone methyltransferase — translated: MSRAGLDKDPREVAAMFDGVAKRYDLTNTVLSFGQDRHWRRVTREALAPEPGERVLDLAAGSGVSTAEFAESGAWCVAADFSLGMLSVGRDRGLPLVAADALRLPFADAAFDAVTISFGLRNLVDTVAGLREMARVVRPGGRLVVCEFSTPTWEPFRTVYMNYVMRALPPIARAVSSNPDAYVYLAESIRAWPHQPALAAKIGSAGWSKVAWRDLMGGAVAVHRAFKPELG
- a CDS encoding LysR family transcriptional regulator: MRMDLTLQQLRLVVAVHDAGGFTLAAQRLHLAQSSLSRTVREVERKLGVELFRRTTRELASTPEGAEFCAVARRIVGSFDAGMNHFDGFLAGARGQVRIATLPSPAAMLLPPVISAYRAAHPHVDVAIEDALSGEVLRRVRSGAVDLAVTVRLDGSEDDLEVYPLAADRFCCVFPAGHRFADRTRLEWADLADEPCIAFDTSSSIRWHTDRAVPNARPALEARNIAAVAGLVAAGLGVSAVPGLVLPLMEFAGLGHLPLSGPEVHRRVVVIRDPARPLAPAADAFLRTLRSPAGELPAEASWQLR
- the paaC gene encoding 1,2-phenylacetyl-CoA epoxidase subunit PaaC; amino-acid sequence: MNAVSFDSGPGHPIERTRIRPVGRQQPAGSGGHATERDTGADQQRGWVLGTPPSRIVNRSVPPGVAAVDLAQYGLMLGDDALLMAHRLSGWGVRGPDLEESAALAGIAIDLLDQARTLLSRAAELTGADVDRLAYHRDSGQFRNVRLAEIDCGPGPGGDFAGTIGRLLLFATWRHAIFERLASSRDPVLSDIAQRCGQDLRRHREHAAQWVILLGDGESRRRMPAALHRLWPLAGELFAAHPVEVRLAEAGAAVHPDSVRTDVATAVDEALSVARLQLPDLARAEFSERGGRYGVHTESMPFVLADMQHLVRADPVEMS
- a CDS encoding inositol monophosphatase, whose amino-acid sequence is MTVLPSQPRIEPGLLSRALEVAGRLANDAADVITATAGRGASPADTDSPFDWVTDTGRTLERHTRRVLADEFPGVPVFGEEFDSTPDAGTTVAEQLTARGSSARYRWSVDPVDGTANYVAGLPWCAYSLAMLDEHGPVVGVVADPYRSQIYAAARDRGMRANGSPVRLADRQDTRAGIVCTELTRSGPWPGIDRFISNAAAAQVGVRLLGSPALAITQVALGHAMAAVLDAYEEWDVAGALSLAAESGAAVLDRRGEPSPLPAGGLLVAAPAVAGEVLDWWRQATG
- a CDS encoding glycosyltransferase family 1 protein produces the protein MRIAIVSESFLPQVNGVTNSVLRVVEHVRRRGGQALVIAPGAGPEEHEGTPVIRLPAVDLPVVSSLPIGFPTRRLLLAMQEFGPDLVHLASPFVVGARGLAAARKLGVPSVAVYQTDVAGFAESYGLGLTARAAWRWTRRLHCGADRTLAPSTWAAEALRERGIPRVHRWGRGVDTARFAPGKRDRALRAELAPNGELLVGYVGRLAPEKHIERLAALHDVPGVRVVVVGDGPQRQDLAEQLPDAAFLGLQTGEELARIYASLDVFVHTGPYETFCQAVQEAMASGVPAIAPDAGGPRDLVQPGRTGYLLPPHDPDAHAQALRDAVQALRDPLLRARFGSAARNSVAQRTWPAVCEELIEHYAEVIGRPRDDRMAA